Proteins encoded within one genomic window of Desulfonatronospira thiodismutans ASO3-1:
- a CDS encoding (Fe-S)-binding protein has translation MADIKQLSRMLQELDDLLTRCMRCGMCQAQCPVFTKSGKETDVTRGKLALLSGLSQEMLKDPKEVQDNLNRCLLCGTCEANCPSGVKVTDIFLKARAILNGYLGLSSTQRLIFRRLLTRPKLMNALISMSSAFQGVFSKDADQIIGTSCARFNAPLIRDRHFKKLAGKPLHRQVPSLDTPAGSSGIKVAFFPGCVTDKVFPDVGQAVIKILKHHQVGIYMPENQACCGIPALSSGESDAFSTMVRQNVELFSAGKWDYLITPCATCTATMRKLWPEYHKGSLGRVITENILDVSQFLVDVLGVKPETSDNRKTPVAYHDPCHLRNSLKVSAQPRAVLEAGGTYKTAEIPGGPSCCGSGGSFNIKHYQLSKDIGQEKARNIKASGAEMAATACPACMLQLADMLSQEEASMPVKHVLELYAESL, from the coding sequence ATGGCCGATATAAAACAACTATCCAGGATGCTTCAGGAACTGGATGACCTGCTCACGCGCTGCATGCGCTGCGGCATGTGCCAGGCCCAGTGTCCTGTGTTCACAAAATCCGGCAAGGAAACCGACGTAACCCGGGGCAAGCTGGCTCTGCTTTCAGGGCTGTCCCAGGAGATGCTCAAAGACCCCAAAGAGGTCCAGGATAATCTGAACCGCTGCCTTTTGTGCGGTACATGCGAGGCCAACTGCCCTTCCGGAGTCAAAGTTACGGATATCTTCCTCAAGGCCAGGGCTATCTTAAACGGATATCTCGGACTCTCTTCCACCCAGAGGCTCATTTTCAGGCGTCTTCTCACCAGGCCCAAACTCATGAACGCCCTTATTTCCATGAGTTCCGCCTTTCAAGGGGTCTTCAGCAAGGATGCTGACCAGATAATCGGGACTTCCTGCGCCAGGTTCAATGCACCCCTTATCCGGGACCGCCACTTCAAAAAGCTGGCCGGCAAACCTCTGCACAGGCAGGTCCCCAGCCTGGATACTCCGGCCGGATCCTCGGGCATCAAAGTTGCCTTTTTTCCTGGATGTGTCACTGACAAGGTCTTTCCTGATGTGGGCCAGGCAGTAATAAAAATCCTCAAGCACCATCAGGTGGGGATTTACATGCCCGAAAACCAGGCCTGCTGTGGCATTCCCGCCCTGTCCTCCGGGGAGTCTGACGCCTTTTCCACTATGGTGCGACAGAACGTGGAACTCTTTTCCGCCGGAAAATGGGATTACCTCATTACTCCCTGCGCCACCTGCACAGCCACCATGCGCAAGCTCTGGCCGGAATACCACAAGGGCAGCCTGGGCCGGGTCATAACCGAAAACATCCTGGATGTAAGCCAGTTCCTGGTGGACGTCCTGGGGGTCAAGCCCGAGACATCCGATAACCGGAAAACACCGGTGGCCTATCACGATCCATGTCACCTGCGAAACAGCCTCAAGGTCAGCGCTCAACCCAGGGCGGTACTGGAGGCCGGCGGCACATACAAAACGGCTGAGATCCCCGGCGGGCCATCATGCTGCGGTTCCGGAGGCAGCTTTAATATCAAGCATTACCAGCTTTCTAAGGATATCGGGCAGGAAAAGGCCCGGAACATCAAAGCCTCAGGAGCGGAGATGGCCGCCACGGCATGCCCTGCCTGCATGCTGCAGCTTGCGGACATGCTTTCCCAGGAAGAAGCCTCCATGCCTGTAAAACACGTGCTGGAACTTTACGCTGAATCATTGTAA
- the pta gene encoding phosphate acetyltransferase, which produces MAKNLFVINTEPRSGKSAVCLGLMQMLRRNIRKVGFFRPIINTLQEGKVDHDIHLILSRFQLQQSYEDAYAYTLEEARDLINQGKHYVLMENIMSKYKALEKNCDFVLCEGTDFVGTDSAFEYDINAEIAANLGSPVILITNAQKKNPKQVVSQTQMAIDSFIEKGVDILATIINRSRVEDKYEILSGLRCKFRDEADCLSFLIPEVESLGRPTMHDVHKWLGGEVISGQDFLDVQVDDYLVAAMQVNNFLDYVTQNSLVITPGDRSDILLGCFSTRQSRAYPEVAGIVLTGGMHPPASMTRLLEGWAGVPLPILAVEGHTFKVARILTELYGRIDPEDEKKVATALGSFEEHVDTEALLSRLEAKRSTRVTPIMFEFSLLEKAKADKKHIVLPEGSSDRVLQAADILLRRGIVDLTILGEPDRMRTRASQMGLHLEKALLLDPTSSKEFEDYADTYLELRKAKGVTPEVARDTMSEPTYFGTMMVYKEHAHGMVSGSITTTQQTIRPALQFIRTKPGISLVSSVFFMCLPDRVLVFGDCAVNPNPSAEQLAEIAISSSETAVQFGVEPRVAMLSYSTGESGAGEDVKKVRQATEIARSKAPELLLEGPIQYDAAYDPEVARAKMPDSKVAGRATVYIFPDLNTGNNTYKAVQRAANAVAIGPVLQGLNKPVNDLSRGCTVADILNTVAITAIQAQHA; this is translated from the coding sequence ATGGCCAAAAATCTATTCGTTATCAACACCGAACCCAGAAGCGGCAAATCAGCCGTCTGTCTGGGCCTGATGCAGATGCTCAGGCGCAATATTCGCAAGGTGGGTTTTTTCAGACCCATCATCAATACTCTGCAGGAAGGCAAGGTGGACCACGACATCCACCTCATCCTGTCCAGGTTTCAGCTGCAGCAGTCTTATGAGGATGCTTACGCATATACCCTGGAAGAGGCCAGGGACCTCATCAACCAGGGCAAGCACTACGTGCTCATGGAAAATATCATGTCCAAGTACAAGGCCCTGGAAAAAAACTGTGATTTTGTCCTGTGCGAGGGTACGGACTTCGTCGGCACGGATTCGGCCTTTGAATATGATATAAATGCCGAAATAGCCGCCAACCTGGGCTCACCAGTAATACTCATAACCAACGCCCAGAAAAAAAACCCCAAGCAGGTGGTATCCCAGACCCAGATGGCCATTGACAGCTTTATAGAAAAAGGCGTGGACATACTGGCCACCATCATCAACCGCTCCCGGGTGGAGGACAAGTATGAAATTTTGTCCGGGCTTCGCTGCAAGTTCCGGGACGAGGCCGACTGCCTGAGTTTTCTCATCCCCGAAGTGGAGTCTCTGGGCAGACCCACCATGCATGACGTGCACAAGTGGCTGGGAGGCGAAGTAATAAGCGGCCAGGATTTTCTGGATGTCCAGGTGGACGATTACCTGGTGGCGGCCATGCAGGTGAACAACTTTCTGGATTATGTCACTCAGAACTCTCTGGTCATTACTCCTGGAGATCGCTCGGACATCCTGCTGGGTTGTTTTTCCACCCGCCAGTCCAGGGCGTATCCGGAAGTGGCCGGGATCGTTCTCACCGGCGGTATGCACCCGCCGGCCTCCATGACCAGACTGCTGGAAGGCTGGGCTGGAGTGCCCCTGCCCATCCTGGCTGTAGAAGGACATACATTCAAAGTAGCCCGCATACTTACGGAGCTTTACGGGCGCATCGACCCCGAGGATGAAAAGAAGGTGGCCACTGCCCTTGGCTCCTTTGAAGAACATGTGGATACCGAGGCACTGCTCAGCCGCCTGGAAGCCAAGCGGTCCACCCGGGTCACCCCCATTATGTTTGAATTCAGCCTCCTGGAAAAGGCCAAAGCGGACAAGAAACATATTGTCCTGCCCGAAGGCTCTTCGGACCGGGTCCTGCAGGCCGCGGATATCCTTCTTCGCCGGGGCATCGTGGACCTGACCATTCTGGGGGAGCCGGACAGGATGCGCACCAGGGCCTCCCAGATGGGGCTGCACCTGGAAAAGGCCCTGCTGTTGGACCCTACATCCTCCAAGGAGTTTGAAGACTACGCAGATACTTATCTGGAACTGCGCAAGGCCAAGGGCGTGACCCCGGAAGTGGCCAGGGACACCATGTCCGAACCTACTTATTTCGGGACCATGATGGTCTACAAAGAACATGCCCACGGCATGGTCTCCGGCTCCATCACCACCACCCAGCAGACCATTCGCCCGGCCCTGCAGTTCATCAGGACCAAGCCGGGTATCTCATTAGTGTCATCAGTATTTTTCATGTGCCTGCCGGACAGGGTATTGGTATTTGGCGACTGTGCAGTCAATCCCAACCCCTCTGCAGAGCAGCTGGCGGAAATCGCTATCTCGTCCAGCGAGACGGCAGTACAGTTCGGAGTGGAACCCAGGGTGGCCATGCTTTCCTATTCTACAGGAGAATCCGGTGCCGGGGAGGATGTCAAGAAAGTGCGCCAGGCGACGGAAATAGCCCGGTCCAAGGCCCCTGAACTGCTCCTGGAAGGCCCCATTCAATACGATGCTGCTTACGACCCTGAGGTGGCCAGGGCCAAGATGCCCGACTCCAAGGTCGCCGGCAGGGCTACCGTATACATATTTCCGGATCTCAATACCGGCAACAACACCTACAAGGCGGTCCAGCGCGCAGCCAACGCCGTGGCCATCGGCCCGGTGCTGCAGGGCCTGAACAAACCGGTCAACGACCTTTCCCGGGGATGCACAGTGGCCGACATTTTGAACACCGTGGCCATCACCGCCATTCAGGCCCAGCATGCGTGA
- a CDS encoding acetate kinase, whose product MIILVLNSGSSSVKYQLLEMQDKTLLASGLVERIGQSGSAYKHERLPGTDTSQVFSNEQDIPDHSTALDLVVKLITGEQTGVIKDVSSINGIGHRIVHGGEDFNTPILVDDDVVEGIRAQIPLAPLHNPGGLAGIETAKRLMPGIPNVAVFDTAFHQTMPPEAYRMAIPAELYSELKIRRYGFHGTSHLYVAKQCAATLGQTLEQTSCITVHLGNGCSMAAVKQGRCVDTSMGLTPLAGLVMGTRSGDVDPALHAFLTDKKGYSIQDIDNLLNKKSGLLGLCGDNDMRDIHARIDKGDSDAELALKIFCRRVTQYIGQYMAILDKTQAICFTAGVGENDERVRELSCATLSGLGVVLDKKRNQEVRRGEICEISSPESRVKVLVIPTNEELEIATQTAQVLSSS is encoded by the coding sequence ATGATCATTCTGGTACTGAACTCTGGCAGTTCATCTGTAAAATATCAGCTCCTGGAGATGCAGGACAAAACCCTTCTGGCCTCCGGGCTGGTGGAACGCATCGGGCAGTCCGGTTCAGCCTACAAACATGAGCGCCTGCCTGGAACGGACACCAGCCAGGTGTTTTCAAACGAACAAGATATCCCGGATCACTCCACAGCCCTGGACCTGGTGGTAAAACTCATCACCGGAGAGCAGACCGGAGTAATAAAGGACGTCTCCAGCATAAACGGCATCGGCCACCGCATTGTTCACGGGGGTGAAGACTTCAACACACCCATCCTGGTGGATGATGACGTTGTAGAAGGCATCCGGGCCCAGATACCCCTGGCCCCGCTGCACAACCCCGGCGGGCTGGCCGGCATAGAGACAGCCAAGAGGCTTATGCCCGGAATTCCCAATGTGGCCGTGTTCGATACCGCCTTTCACCAGACCATGCCCCCCGAGGCTTACCGCATGGCCATACCTGCAGAGCTTTACAGCGAACTGAAAATCAGGCGTTACGGCTTTCACGGCACCTCACACCTGTATGTGGCCAAGCAGTGCGCTGCTACTCTGGGCCAGACCCTGGAACAGACCAGCTGCATCACCGTGCACCTGGGCAACGGATGCTCCATGGCGGCAGTAAAACAGGGTCGCTGTGTGGACACCAGCATGGGCCTGACTCCTCTGGCCGGGCTGGTCATGGGCACCCGCAGCGGTGACGTGGACCCGGCCCTGCATGCTTTTCTGACGGACAAAAAGGGGTATTCCATTCAGGACATAGACAACCTGTTGAACAAGAAAAGCGGCCTCCTGGGACTGTGCGGCGACAATGACATGCGCGACATCCACGCCCGTATAGACAAAGGGGACAGCGATGCTGAGCTGGCCCTGAAGATATTCTGCCGCAGGGTGACCCAGTACATAGGTCAGTACATGGCCATACTGGACAAAACCCAGGCCATCTGCTTTACTGCCGGAGTGGGCGAAAACGATGAGCGGGTACGCGAGCTTTCCTGCGCCACTCTGTCCGGTCTGGGGGTAGTCCTGGATAAAAAGCGCAACCAGGAAGTCCGCAGAGGTGAGATATGTGAAATAAGCTCCCCGGAAAGCCGGGTAAAAGTGTTGGTCATCCCCACCAACGAAGAACTGGAAATAGCCACCCAGACTGCACAAGTCCTGTCCAGTTCATAG
- a CDS encoding LutC/YkgG family protein: protein MQNEMVETFTAKAKAVSAEVRHIKSMQEAFDYTVNICVDKEACQFLMAGCELPVSDEAQQLCEIKPGEKVIAAPALDDKNLSGLTSQAEKQGITTITSELRRYLGGIDIGLAVADLGLAETGTLVLKSASEDLRLATMICEINVMVLPLSRMRQGSYDAEKELSEMLRDGANYLSFITGASRTADIERVLALGVHGPLELHILLLEDA, encoded by the coding sequence ATGCAAAATGAAATGGTGGAAACCTTTACTGCCAAGGCCAAGGCTGTATCAGCAGAAGTCCGGCATATCAAAAGCATGCAGGAGGCCTTCGACTATACGGTCAACATCTGCGTGGACAAGGAGGCCTGTCAGTTTCTCATGGCCGGCTGTGAACTGCCGGTCTCTGACGAGGCCCAGCAGCTGTGTGAAATTAAGCCTGGAGAAAAAGTTATCGCTGCCCCGGCCCTGGACGACAAGAACCTTTCCGGGCTTACCTCCCAGGCGGAAAAACAGGGCATTACCACCATTACCAGTGAGCTGCGCCGCTACCTGGGGGGTATAGATATCGGTCTGGCTGTGGCTGATCTGGGACTGGCGGAAACCGGCACCCTGGTACTTAAATCAGCCTCCGAGGACCTGAGGCTGGCCACCATGATCTGTGAGATAAATGTCATGGTTCTGCCTCTGTCCCGCATGCGCCAGGGCTCTTATGACGCCGAAAAAGAACTCTCGGAAATGCTGAGAGACGGGGCCAACTACCTGTCCTTTATCACCGGAGCCAGCCGCACCGCCGACATAGAAAGAGTACTGGCCCTTGGTGTGCACGGCCCCCTGGAACTTCACATATTGCTTTTGGAGGATGCCTGA
- the ldhH gene encoding L-lactate dehydrogenase (quinone) large subunit LdhH, with amino-acid sequence MLNADNLKDYLKEIEEQLQNDFQRKTLDTFAVAYRTGRANAFAGMDIDSLVKEIAEAKDSSLSRMDALYKEFKKNAEALGVKVHLAKDPKEANEIIASIAKENNCKNIVKAKSMTAEEIHVNTHLEKEGYRIVETDLGEWIIQLRNEPPSHMVLPAIHLSRYQVADLFEGVTKKKQDTDVHKLVKVARRELRKEYAYADMGITGANFAISETATLGMITNEGNGRLVTTLPRVHVALVGLEKLAPKLRDALRLLKALPRNATGQQITSYVSWITGPNECKSAPDNKKVMHVVFLDNGRRKLSTDRNFSQILRCIRCGACANVCPVYRLVGGHKYGYVYIGAIGLVATYFFHGKDKARLLVQNCVNCGACKEICAAGIDLPRLIKDIHARIQDEDGHPPKSKLLGMVMKNRRLFHSLLKNMRFAQLPFADTEARYVRHLPSIFMKDQDFRKLPVIASKPFRDRWEDLKPRVTQPRKKVALFSGCAVDFIYPEQMEAASKILSKGRGIAQEHPMDQTCCGLPALMMGEKKAAREVARQNLEAINPDDFDHIITLCASCASHLKHGYTKLLEKDKDLKDRLKAFTGKIIDFSSYIRDEMRLSSMLFEHSGKKVGYHSPCHLCRGLEVREAPRKNIALAHEYVPTDEEEVCCGFGGSYSMNFPAVSRTLLAKKMANLQAGQVSAVATDCPGCVMQIRGGMAKDGKDIKVKHIAELLAEQLKKG; translated from the coding sequence ATGCTTAACGCAGACAATCTGAAAGACTACCTGAAAGAAATTGAAGAGCAACTGCAAAACGATTTTCAGCGCAAGACCCTGGATACTTTTGCAGTGGCCTACCGTACAGGACGGGCCAATGCCTTCGCCGGAATGGATATAGACTCACTGGTAAAGGAAATAGCCGAGGCCAAGGACTCCTCCCTGTCCCGCATGGACGCCTTGTACAAGGAGTTCAAGAAAAACGCCGAGGCTTTGGGGGTAAAGGTTCATCTGGCCAAGGATCCCAAAGAGGCCAACGAGATAATCGCCTCCATAGCCAAAGAAAACAACTGCAAAAATATTGTCAAAGCCAAGTCCATGACCGCCGAGGAAATCCATGTCAACACCCACCTGGAAAAGGAGGGGTACAGGATTGTGGAGACCGACCTGGGGGAATGGATAATCCAGCTTCGAAACGAGCCTCCTTCGCACATGGTCCTGCCGGCCATTCACCTTTCCAGATACCAGGTTGCAGACCTTTTTGAGGGAGTGACCAAGAAAAAGCAGGACACGGATGTACACAAGCTGGTCAAGGTGGCCAGGCGGGAACTGCGCAAGGAATACGCCTATGCCGACATGGGCATTACCGGAGCCAACTTCGCCATATCCGAAACCGCCACCCTGGGCATGATAACCAATGAAGGCAACGGACGTCTGGTGACCACGCTGCCCCGGGTACACGTGGCCCTGGTGGGCCTGGAAAAACTGGCTCCCAAGCTGAGAGACGCCCTGCGCCTTTTAAAGGCCCTGCCCCGCAATGCCACCGGCCAGCAGATAACCTCGTATGTCAGCTGGATCACCGGACCCAATGAATGTAAAAGCGCACCGGATAACAAAAAGGTCATGCACGTGGTCTTTCTGGACAATGGCCGGCGCAAACTGTCCACGGACAGGAATTTCTCCCAGATCCTGCGCTGCATCCGCTGCGGTGCCTGCGCCAATGTCTGTCCGGTGTACCGCCTGGTGGGCGGGCACAAGTACGGCTACGTATACATCGGAGCCATCGGCCTGGTGGCCACATACTTTTTCCACGGCAAGGACAAGGCCAGACTTTTGGTGCAGAACTGCGTAAACTGCGGAGCCTGCAAGGAAATATGCGCTGCCGGAATCGACCTGCCAAGACTTATCAAAGACATTCACGCCCGGATCCAGGACGAGGATGGTCATCCCCCCAAGTCCAAACTTCTGGGCATGGTCATGAAAAACCGCCGCCTTTTTCATTCGCTGCTTAAAAACATGCGCTTCGCCCAGCTGCCCTTTGCAGACACCGAGGCCAGATACGTGCGGCACCTGCCCTCCATCTTCATGAAGGACCAGGATTTCCGCAAATTGCCGGTCATAGCCTCAAAACCCTTCCGGGACCGCTGGGAGGATTTAAAGCCCAGAGTGACCCAGCCCCGGAAAAAGGTCGCCCTGTTCTCCGGCTGCGCCGTGGATTTTATTTACCCGGAACAGATGGAGGCTGCCTCGAAAATCCTGTCCAAGGGCCGGGGCATTGCCCAGGAGCACCCAATGGATCAGACCTGTTGCGGACTGCCCGCCCTGATGATGGGCGAGAAAAAGGCCGCCAGGGAAGTGGCCAGGCAGAACCTGGAGGCCATAAACCCCGACGATTTCGACCATATCATCACCCTGTGCGCTTCATGTGCCTCGCACCTGAAGCACGGCTACACAAAGCTTCTGGAAAAGGACAAGGACCTGAAAGACAGGCTCAAGGCCTTTACCGGAAAAATAATCGATTTCAGCTCATATATCCGCGATGAAATGCGCCTGTCCTCCATGCTCTTTGAGCACTCCGGCAAAAAAGTGGGCTACCATTCACCGTGTCACCTGTGCCGTGGGCTGGAAGTCCGCGAAGCCCCGCGCAAAAATATCGCCCTGGCCCACGAGTATGTGCCCACTGACGAAGAAGAGGTCTGCTGCGGTTTCGGCGGAAGCTACTCCATGAACTTCCCTGCCGTATCCAGGACCCTGCTGGCCAAAAAAATGGCCAACCTGCAGGCCGGTCAGGTCTCGGCCGTGGCCACCGACTGCCCCGGATGCGTCATGCAGATCCGCGGCGGCATGGCCAAAGACGGCAAGGACATCAAGGTCAAGCATATAGCCGAGCTCCTGGCTGAACAGCTGAAAAAAGGCTGA
- a CDS encoding DUF2283 domain-containing protein, whose amino-acid sequence MRVSYDEADDILVIRLSNKEITRETSQDWNTHISYAGDGTVVEVVVLDASKQGAWPLLRSEAA is encoded by the coding sequence ATGAGAGTGAGTTATGATGAAGCTGACGATATCCTCGTTATTCGTCTTTCCAATAAAGAAATAACCAGAGAAACTTCCCAGGACTGGAATACACATATTAGTTATGCGGGGGATGGAACTGTCGTTGAAGTTGTCGTTCTTGATGCCTCTAAACAGGGGGCCTGGCCACTGCTTAGAAGTGAAGCTGCATAG
- a CDS encoding radical SAM protein yields MQPGYLQALETGELKRRIDKAGQWSTRCCLCPRNCGVNRLEGELGFCRTGPLAQVAAFNLHFGEEAPLVGENGSGTVFFGHCNLGCVFCQNHDISDNQSTHQEVHPNQLAWIFMQLQKQGAHNINLVTPSHVVLQVLQALELAAGDGLNIPLVYNTSSYDEVHTLKLLEGIVDIYLADSKFFYSEQARKYADAPDYPQKAKEAILEMHRQVGGLETDDQGIARRGLMIRHLVMPDNLAGSDEWLQFFAENLSKDTFLNIMGQYRPAGMAHNYPELLGRVSGNQVETLNKKARKLGLTNLDQRSSGIFRLLV; encoded by the coding sequence ATGCAGCCGGGTTACTTACAGGCGCTGGAAACAGGCGAGTTGAAGCGCAGGATCGACAAGGCCGGGCAGTGGTCAACCAGATGCTGCCTGTGCCCGCGCAACTGTGGGGTGAACAGGCTGGAGGGAGAACTGGGATTCTGCCGCACAGGCCCCCTGGCTCAGGTGGCCGCGTTCAATCTGCATTTCGGAGAGGAAGCCCCCCTGGTGGGTGAGAACGGTTCCGGAACAGTATTCTTCGGCCACTGCAACCTGGGCTGCGTCTTCTGCCAGAACCACGACATAAGCGACAACCAGAGCACCCACCAGGAAGTGCACCCAAATCAGCTGGCCTGGATCTTCATGCAGCTGCAGAAACAGGGAGCGCACAATATCAACCTGGTCACTCCTTCCCATGTGGTCCTGCAGGTCCTGCAGGCACTGGAACTGGCCGCTGGTGACGGGCTGAATATTCCCCTGGTATATAACACCAGCTCCTACGACGAAGTGCATACCCTGAAGCTTCTGGAGGGCATTGTGGACATATATCTGGCGGACTCCAAGTTTTTCTACAGCGAACAGGCCCGCAAATACGCAGACGCCCCGGACTACCCCCAGAAAGCAAAAGAGGCCATCCTGGAGATGCACCGCCAGGTGGGGGGACTGGAAACTGATGATCAGGGCATCGCCAGGAGGGGACTGATGATCCGGCACCTGGTCATGCCGGACAACCTGGCCGGCTCGGATGAGTGGCTGCAGTTTTTTGCAGAAAACCTGAGCAAGGATACCTTTTTAAACATCATGGGTCAGTACCGTCCGGCCGGCATGGCCCATAACTATCCGGAACTCCTGGGCCGGGTCAGCGGCAACCAGGTGGAGACCCTGAATAAAAAAGCCCGCAAACTCGGACTGACCAACCTGGACCAGAGGTCTTCGGGCATTTTCCGGCTGCTGGTTTAG
- a CDS encoding GNAT family N-acetyltransferase, whose product MASCAYHARNSCWVWIRPIRVWLARPIRLFSEQQTRLWSRLLDYCRIHGVQWISLEVRMSNVPAIRLYQSCGFKEVGRREKYYTDTGEDALVLQLELAHALKLPSVRKSNSGFARNPIKKRAFLTGLTGLRD is encoded by the coding sequence ATGGCATCTTGTGCATACCATGCCAGGAATTCCTGCTGGGTTTGGATCCGGCCCATCAGGGTCTGGCTGGCCCGGCCTATTAGGCTGTTTTCCGAACAACAAACTCGGCTGTGGTCTCGTCTTCTGGACTACTGCCGCATACACGGGGTGCAGTGGATTTCCCTGGAAGTACGCATGTCCAATGTCCCGGCCATAAGACTGTACCAGAGCTGCGGATTCAAGGAAGTGGGCAGGCGGGAGAAGTATTACACCGACACAGGTGAAGACGCCCTGGTGCTGCAGCTGGAACTGGCCCATGCCCTGAAGCTGCCTTCAGTCAGAAAATCTAACTCGGGCTTTGCTCGCAACCCAATAAAGAAAAGAGCTTTTTTGACAGGATTAACAGGATTAAGAGATTGA
- a CDS encoding ATP-binding protein — protein sequence MENVPRFFREPQYGFFLFGPRGTGKSTWLEQTMENAVWIDLLDPEAQRLYRARPERLHQVVAGNPAARDVVIDEIQKAPALLDVVHAMIESDRQLRFVLTGSSARKLRRGGFNLLAGRLMETFMHPFMAAELGSAFSLEHALRYGMVPLVTSAPDPAAVLRTYASLYLNEEVQAEALVRDIGAFSRFLEAISFSQGSILNLAQVARECQVGRKTAEGYLDILEDLLLCFRLPVFTRRAKRHLVRHAKFYFFDVGVYRSLRPSGPLDRPEEIEGPALEGLVAQNLRAWATYRQTPARLYYWRTKSGSEVDFVIYGPDTFWAVEVKRSGSIHSKDLRSLKTFCQDYPEARACLAYLGRERLMIDGILCIPCQEFLLGLDPAHQGLAGPAY from the coding sequence ATGGAAAATGTACCTCGTTTTTTCCGCGAGCCTCAATACGGGTTTTTTCTGTTCGGGCCGAGAGGAACCGGCAAATCCACATGGCTGGAGCAGACCATGGAGAATGCCGTATGGATCGATCTGCTCGATCCTGAGGCGCAGCGTCTGTACAGGGCACGGCCCGAGCGGTTGCATCAGGTGGTGGCTGGAAACCCGGCGGCCCGAGATGTGGTGATCGACGAGATCCAAAAGGCTCCAGCCCTGCTGGACGTGGTTCATGCCATGATTGAGTCGGACCGGCAACTGCGTTTCGTGCTGACTGGTTCCAGCGCTCGCAAATTGCGGCGGGGAGGGTTTAATCTTCTGGCTGGCCGTCTTATGGAAACATTCATGCACCCCTTTATGGCCGCGGAACTGGGTTCGGCCTTCAGCCTGGAGCACGCCCTGCGGTATGGAATGGTCCCCTTGGTGACGTCGGCCCCTGACCCCGCTGCGGTATTGCGGACTTATGCCTCGCTGTACCTGAACGAGGAAGTTCAGGCCGAGGCCCTGGTGCGAGACATAGGTGCCTTCTCCAGATTTCTGGAGGCCATCAGCTTTTCCCAGGGCAGCATTCTCAACCTGGCCCAGGTGGCCCGGGAATGCCAGGTGGGCCGTAAGACCGCGGAGGGCTACCTGGACATTCTGGAAGATCTGCTGCTGTGTTTCCGTTTGCCCGTGTTTACCCGGCGGGCCAAGCGCCATCTGGTCAGGCATGCAAAGTTCTATTTCTTTGACGTGGGCGTGTACCGCTCCTTGCGTCCTTCCGGCCCCCTGGATAGACCAGAGGAGATTGAAGGCCCTGCCCTGGAAGGACTCGTGGCCCAGAATCTGCGGGCATGGGCAACCTACCGGCAAACTCCGGCCCGTCTGTATTACTGGCGGACCAAGTCCGGCAGTGAAGTGGATTTTGTGATCTATGGTCCGGATACATTCTGGGCCGTGGAAGTCAAGAGATCAGGATCCATCCACAGCAAGGACCTGCGCTCTTTAAAGACTTTTTGCCAGGATTATCCGGAGGCCAGGGCCTGCCTGGCATACCTGGGCCGGGAGCGTCTGATGATCGATGGCATCTTGTGCATACCATGCCAGGAATTCCTGCTGGGTTTGGATCCGGCCCATCAGGGTCTGGCTGGCCCGGCCTATTAG
- the rimI gene encoding ribosomal protein S18-alanine N-acetyltransferase — MVELVEQELCIVFLNQSHIRQLLKLEAQCFTLPWDETQFSRLMTGEHFKVLGMMECGELRGYLSFLHVRDQAEIMNLAVHPGKRQKGLGKKLMKALLGYCRIHGVQWISLEVRMSNVPAISLYQGFGFKEVGRREKYYTDTGEDALVLQLELADALKLPFSQKI, encoded by the coding sequence TTGGTTGAACTTGTGGAACAGGAACTGTGTATAGTTTTCTTGAACCAGTCGCACATCCGGCAACTGCTGAAGCTGGAGGCGCAGTGTTTCACCCTGCCCTGGGATGAGACACAGTTCAGCCGGCTCATGACCGGGGAGCACTTCAAGGTGCTGGGGATGATGGAATGCGGTGAACTCAGGGGTTATCTTTCATTTCTGCATGTCCGGGACCAGGCTGAGATCATGAACCTGGCCGTGCATCCCGGAAAAAGACAAAAAGGGCTTGGCAAAAAGCTCATGAAGGCGCTTCTGGGCTACTGCCGCATACACGGGGTGCAGTGGATTTCCCTGGAAGTACGCATGTCCAATGTCCCGGCCATAAGCCTGTACCAGGGATTTGGTTTCAAAGAAGTGGGCAGGCGGGAGAAGTATTACACCGACACCGGTGAAGACGCCCTGGTGCTGCAGCTGGAACTGGCCGATGCCCTGAAGCTGCCTTTCAGTCAGAAAATCTAA